The following proteins come from a genomic window of Gossypium raimondii isolate GPD5lz chromosome 5, ASM2569854v1, whole genome shotgun sequence:
- the LOC105768139 gene encoding uncharacterized protein LOC105768139, with protein MVQVKEFRIVMPMSLEEYRVAQTFMVLKMQQQSTNEAEGVEVLENKGFEDDVYGKGQYTSKLYRLQSKAPSWLTTLAPKDALIMQEESWNAYPRCKTVIKCPYFAKLSVTIETIHLEDNGKSENVHGLNKEQLAARQVEFVDITMPTTDYWSYAVGNGNFDFSAFKSEKTGRGPLLEGWQENCNPVMTAYKLVTIKAPYWGFGGKLEQALLAGERALFVESHRNCFGWIDEWYGMTVEQLSELEEQGDCLLNQKISKPLLLTDTEDHESKFTDNSKTHLQQGVKT; from the exons ATGGTTCAAGTCAAGGAATT TCGAATTGTCATGCCTATGTCTTTAGAAGAG TATCGGGTAGCTCAAACATTCATGGTATTGAAGATGCAACAGCAAAGTACAAATGAGGCTGAAGGTGTTGAAGTATTGGAGAATAAAGGTTTTGAAGATGATGTATATGGAAAAGGTCAATATACTTCTAAACTCTACCGTTTGCAAAG CAAAGCACCTTCTTGGCTTACAACTTTAGCACCGAAAGATGCCCTCATCATGCAAGAAGAATCTTGGAATGCATATCCAAGATGTAAAACAG TGATCAAG TGCCCATACTTTGCCAAGCTTAGCGTCACAATTGAGACTATCCATCTCGAAGACAATGGGAAATCCGAAAAT GTGCATGGATTAAATAAAGAACAATTGGCAGCTAGACAGGTAGAATTCGTTGATATCACTATGCCTACAACAGATTACTGGAGTTATGCTGTTGGAAATGGCAATTTTGACTTCTCCGCATTCAAATCCGAAAAAACTGGTCGTGGTCCACTTTTGGAAGGATGGCAG GAAAATTGCAACCCAGTAATGACGGCATATAAATTGGTTACAATAAAGGCACCGTACTGGGGTTTTGGTGGTAAACTTGAACAAGCTTTGCTAGCG GGTGAAAGAGCTCTCTTCGTGGAAAGTCACCGGAATTGTTTTGGTTGGATTGATGAATGGTATGGTATGACAGTGGAACAATTGAGTGAACTTGAAGAACAAGGAGATTGCTTACTAAATCAG AAAATTAGCAAGCCACTTTTGCTGACAGACACTGAAGATCATGAGTCAAAGTTCACCGATAATAGCAAAACACATCTACAGCAAGGGGTAAAGACATGA
- the LOC105768138 gene encoding tetraspanin-3 produces MRASNHLIGLLNFLTFLLSAVILGGGIWLSSRANNTDCLKFLQWPLIVIGAAIMVVSLAGFAGACYRNTFLMWLYLFAMFFIIAALVGFIIFAYAVTDKGPGRPVMNKGYLEYYLRDYSGWLKDRVVDDDYWANIRSCLRDSKVCSKMGRSFNGVPESFEMFSMRKLSPIQSGCCKPPTDCGFVYFNETLWNIEGGTVGLGTDTDCPRWSNDQQQLCYQCDSCKAGVLDSLKKSWRKVSVINIVVLILLVIFYVIGCAAFRNNKRIDNDEPYGEARMTKAQPSRIQL; encoded by the exons ATGAGGGCCAGCAATCATTTGATAGGGTTACTAAACTTCTTAACATTTTTGTTATCAGCAGTAATCCTGGGTGGCGGAATATGGCTAAGCAGCAGAGCCAACAACACCGATTGTCTCAAGTTCTTACAGTGGCCATTGATAGTCATCGGAGCCGCAATCATGGTGGTTTCCTTGGCGGGTTTCGCCGGCGCCTGTTATAGGAACACGTTCTTGATGTGGCTTTACCTCTTCGCCATGTTCTTCATCATCGCTGCGCTCGTCGGGTTCATAATCTTTGCCTACGCGGTGACTGATAAAGGGCCTGGTCGCCCGGTGATGAACAAAGGTTACTTGGAGTATTACTTGCGGGACTACTCGGGGTGGCTCAAAGACCGAGTGGTGGATGACGACTACTGGGCTAACATTAGGTCTTGTCTTAGGGATTCTAAAGTTTGTAGCAAGATGGGAAGAAGCTTTAATGGCGTCCCTGaaagttttgaaatgttttctaTGAGGAAGCTCAGCCCTATCCAG TCTGGTTGCTGCAAGCCCCCCACAGACTGCGGCTTTGTTTACTTCAACGAGACGCTATGGAACATAGAAGGAGGTACGGTCGGACTCGGAACCGACACCGACTGCCCTCGATGGAGCAATGACCAACAGCAATTGTGCTATCAATGCGATTCCTGCAAGGCAGGGGTGCTGGACAGCCTCAAGAAGAGCTGGAGGAAGGTCTCGGTGATCAACATAGTTGTCCTTATCCTACTCGTCATCTTCTATGTCATCGGCTGTGCCGCTTTCAGAAACAATAAGAGGATCGATAATGATGAACCTTATGGCGAGGCAAGGATGACAAAAGCACAACCTAGTAGGATTCAGTTATAG
- the LOC105769460 gene encoding interactor of constitutive active ROPs 3 — MQTSKGRNGSSEVPPRVYPRAVRRLKPTTLDTDAVSTSNRASRTSKEKSPKVVERYLPRSQAPEKKRPSRISELEVRNSQLQEELKVVKEQLNSSESCKNQAQRDAKEFKKQLLSMSAKPETCRKQLLESASEGTRVVELELISQGRDQALQPELEATRKQQSLDSAVNEIQRLKDHLEMVAESEAKQTKQAESTILDFKDLNGNLIETLSLVSNMKHRLKDGQESEPQAEVLASETLLQLEAAKKTVETLRSEGMKAVEAYNSIASDIDQSRERVYSLEGLINKLKADLINAGCIISLDSDGGRIVVEHPTRESEKPEESQQLEAEISSLRSALETAEIKRLEEQIQSIIQIKSAHEQMDRINTREAELLAELEKANSYIIDLKANLMDKETKLQGISEENEELHMKIEKNLLCRREVELENKLKALKEAVVDLKVNMMDKETKLQNISDENEMLRSEIRKRDMNIGKSNDEVAAELELTRAAKQEAIMKLGLEMEEADKNNRKATRVAEQLEAAQAANSEMAAELRRLKVQSEQWRKAAELAAALLSAGNNGKKLIERTGSLDSNYNPKISSPYTEDMDDDLLNKKNGNMLKKIGILWKKPLK, encoded by the exons atgcagACATCAAAAGGAAG AAATGGATCTTCGGAAGTGCCGCCAAGGGTCTATCCTCGAGCAGTTCGTCGACTCAAGCCAACCACACTAGACACCGATGCAGTTTCTACTTCGAATCGGGCAAGCAGAACTTCAAAAGAGAAAAGCCCTAAGGTTGTTGAGCGCTATTTACCTAGAAGCCAAGCTCCAGAG AAGAAGCGCCCCAGCAGAATATCTGAACTGGAGGTACGGAATTCACAGCTTCAAGAAGAATTAAAGGTGGTGAAGGAGCAGTTAAATTCATCCGAATCATGCAAGAACCAGGCTCAGCGAGATGCCAAGGAGTTCAAGAAGCAACTGTTGTCCATGTCTGCAAAGCCCGAAACGTGTCGAAAACAGCTTCTTGAGTCTGCCTCTGAGGGAACTCGTGTTGTTGAACTCGAGCTGATATCACAAGGACGGGATCAAGCCTTGCAGCCGGAGCTTGAAGCTACCCGAAAGCAGCAGTCTCTTGACTCGGCTGTGAATGAGATTCAACGACTTAAGGATCATCTTGAAATGGTGGCTGAATCTGAGGCTAAACAGACCAAGCAAGCGGAATCAACGATTTTGGATTTTAAGGACTTGAACGGAAACCTGATCGAAACTCTTTCTCTTGTATCAAACATGAAACACCGGCTAAAGGATGGCCAAGAATCGGAACCTCAGGCCGAAGTATTGGCTAGTGAAACTCTGCTACAACTTGAAGCTGCGAAAAAGACTGTTGAGACACTTAGATCCGAAGGCATGAAGGCCGTCGAAgcttacaattccattgcttcaGACATAGATCAGTCAAGGGAACGTGTTTATTCACTGGAAGGTCTTATTAACAAACTTAAGGCAGACCTGATCAACGCTGGTTGCATTATCTCTCTTGATTCTGATGGTGGTCGAATAGTTGTCGAGCATCCAACACGAGAAAGTGAGAAACCTGAGGAATCTCAGCAACTTGAAGCAGAGATTTCTTCTTTAAGATCTGCTCTCGAAACAGCTGAGATTAAACGCCTTGAAGAACAAATCCAAAGCATTATACAGATAAAGAGTGCTCATGAGCAGATGGACCGGATAAACACCAGAGAGGCAGAGTTGTTAGCCGAACTAGAGAAAGCAAACTCTTATATTATTGACTTGAAGGCGAATCTGATGGATAAGGAAACTAAGTTGCAGGGTATTTCGGAGGAAAATGAAGAGCTACACATGAAGATTGAGAAAAACTTGTTATGCCGGCGAGAAGTGGAACTCGAAAACAAGCTTAAGGCATTGAAGGAAGCTGTTGTTGATCTGAAGGTAAATATGATGGATAAGGAgacaaaacttcaaaatatatCCGATGAGAACGAGATGCTCCGGTCGGAAATCCGTAAAAGGGACATGAACATAGGTAAATCGAACGATGAAGTGGCTGCTGAGCTAGAGTTGACAAGGGCTGCAAAGCAAGAAGCTATTATGAAGCTTGGACTTGAAATGGAGGAGGCAGATAAGAATAACAGGAAAGCAACCAGGGTGGCTGAACAGCTTGAGGCTGCACAGGCGGCCAATTCGGAAATGGCGGCCGAGTTGAGAAGATTGAAGGTGCAATCGGAGCAGTGGCGTAAGGCTGCTGAATTAGCTGCTGCATTGCTTTCAGCAGGTAATAATGGAAAGAAACTCATTGAGAGAACTGGTTCACTGGACAGCAACTATAATCCAAAGATTAGCTCACCTTATACTGAAGATATGGATGATGATTTGCTGAATAAGAAAAATGGGAACATGCTGAAGAAGATTGGGATCTTATGGAAGAAGCCACTGAAATAG
- the LOC105769461 gene encoding dof zinc finger protein DOF3.1 isoform X2 — protein sequence MDGSFYQTTPGQQARKPRPQHEQALKCPRCDSINTKFCYYNNYSLSQPRYFCKSCRRYWTKGGTLRNVPVGGGCRKNKRSSSSSSSSSSSKRSQDQPLLTSTTNPLIAGHLPPLNYDTNDLSLAFARLQKQSGFPLGFDDFGNPSLNGCTSSTSPPNPAIVDALRSSFLGNQNSLQNFYYGFGNENMGEVEDMGFNGELMVPYHNEEMSNASTVTTMKKELSIADFDSGRGTWNGFNSSWHGLLNSPLM from the exons ATGGATGGATCCTTCTACCAGACAACACcag GACAACAAGCGAGAAAGCCAAGACCTCAACATGAACAAGCACTCAAGTGCCCAAGATGTGATTCCATCAACACCAAATTTTGTTATTACAACAACTACAGCCTTTCTCAGCCAAGGTATTTTTGCAAGTCATGCAGGAGGTACTGGACCAAAGGAGGCACATTGAGAAATGTTCCGGTGGGCGGTGGGTGCAGGAAGAACAAAAGATCATCATCGTCGTCGtcatcgtcatcatcatcaaaGAGAAGCCAAGATCAACCGTTATTAACATCCACTACTAACCCACTCATTGCTGGTCACCTCCCACCTTTGAATTACGACACCAATGACCTAAGCCTGGCCTTTGCTCGGCTCCAAAAACAGTCCGGTTTCCCTTTAGGGTTTGATGATTTTGGAAACCCTAGCCTTAACGGTTGTACCAGTAGTACTTCACCACCCAATCCTGCCATTGTTGATGCACTAAGAAGCAGTTTCCTTGGAAACCAGAACAGCTTGCAGAATTTTTACTATGGGTTTGGAAATGAGAACATGGGGGAGGTTGAAGATATGGGGTTTAACGGGGAACTTATGGTACCATATCATAATGAAGAAATGAGTAACGCAAGTACAGTTACAACAATGAAGAAAGAGCTTTCCATTGCCGACTTTGATTCTGGAAGAGGAACCTGGAATGGCTTCAATTCATCTTGGCATGGACTTCTCAATAGCCCTCTAATgtag
- the LOC105769461 gene encoding dof zinc finger protein DOF3.1 isoform X1 — protein MDPSTRQHQEMANPSMENMSVNSKGQQARKPRPQHEQALKCPRCDSINTKFCYYNNYSLSQPRYFCKSCRRYWTKGGTLRNVPVGGGCRKNKRSSSSSSSSSSSKRSQDQPLLTSTTNPLIAGHLPPLNYDTNDLSLAFARLQKQSGFPLGFDDFGNPSLNGCTSSTSPPNPAIVDALRSSFLGNQNSLQNFYYGFGNENMGEVEDMGFNGELMVPYHNEEMSNASTVTTMKKELSIADFDSGRGTWNGFNSSWHGLLNSPLM, from the exons ATGGATCCTTCTACCAGACAACACcag gaGATGGCTAACCCTTCAATGGAAAACATGTCGGTTAACTCAAAAGGACAACAAGCGAGAAAGCCAAGACCTCAACATGAACAAGCACTCAAGTGCCCAAGATGTGATTCCATCAACACCAAATTTTGTTATTACAACAACTACAGCCTTTCTCAGCCAAGGTATTTTTGCAAGTCATGCAGGAGGTACTGGACCAAAGGAGGCACATTGAGAAATGTTCCGGTGGGCGGTGGGTGCAGGAAGAACAAAAGATCATCATCGTCGTCGtcatcgtcatcatcatcaaaGAGAAGCCAAGATCAACCGTTATTAACATCCACTACTAACCCACTCATTGCTGGTCACCTCCCACCTTTGAATTACGACACCAATGACCTAAGCCTGGCCTTTGCTCGGCTCCAAAAACAGTCCGGTTTCCCTTTAGGGTTTGATGATTTTGGAAACCCTAGCCTTAACGGTTGTACCAGTAGTACTTCACCACCCAATCCTGCCATTGTTGATGCACTAAGAAGCAGTTTCCTTGGAAACCAGAACAGCTTGCAGAATTTTTACTATGGGTTTGGAAATGAGAACATGGGGGAGGTTGAAGATATGGGGTTTAACGGGGAACTTATGGTACCATATCATAATGAAGAAATGAGTAACGCAAGTACAGTTACAACAATGAAGAAAGAGCTTTCCATTGCCGACTTTGATTCTGGAAGAGGAACCTGGAATGGCTTCAATTCATCTTGGCATGGACTTCTCAATAGCCCTCTAATgtag